From a region of the Campylobacter showae genome:
- a CDS encoding dynamin family protein — MQIKEICDKYGIDGVYERFASSCEDKIEVGFLGEFSSGKSSLLNSLLGQDLLATASKPTTKTVVSVGFGEEEKFFKIEGGCDEQISKDEFIALQTQSAESRLKAQIPVGGGTLIA, encoded by the coding sequence ATGCAGATTAAAGAAATTTGCGACAAATACGGTATAGATGGCGTATATGAGCGTTTTGCTTCATCTTGCGAGGATAAGATTGAAGTCGGATTTTTAGGCGAGTTTTCAAGCGGTAAGTCAAGCTTGTTAAATTCCCTTTTAGGACAAGATCTGCTAGCGACAGCTAGCAAGCCGACGACTAAAACCGTTGTTAGCGTAGGTTTTGGCGAGGAGGAGAAGTTTTTTAAGATCGAGGGCGGCTGCGACGAGCAGATTAGCAAGGATGAATTTATCGCGCTTCAAACCCAGAGCGCAGAGTCTCGTCTAAAAGCTCAAATTCCCGTGGGGGGGGGGACGCTAATAGCCTAA
- a CDS encoding multidrug effflux MFS transporter yields the protein MKFIPKTLPFVEFIALMALLTSLGAMSTDAMLPALMQIGLDLGVTQINQTQLVISSMFAGFAVGQIFYGPLSDFIGRRNAVLLALAIFTASSFISVVTSDFTALLASRFFQGLGAAGPRIIAMALIRDLYEGRAMARVMSFIAAVFIIVPALAPIIGGFIFKIYSWRSIFLMLTFMGLACLAWFGLRQSETLPAQNRNKFSLNLIKSEAAQVVKNKRTAGYTIILGLIFGMFLSYISTAQQIFEVSYKLGDEFPIYFAINALALGAASMINAKLVMIYGMRYLSMRAMGAFCVIAVAFLPVVVAYDGVPPLWAFMAFCMSSFFCVSILFGNLNAMAMEPMGKIAGMAAALIGSASTLISLPIGVAIGQMFRVTLTPMVASFAIIGAAAFALLYRTSRISEE from the coding sequence ATGAAATTTATCCCCAAAACCTTGCCTTTCGTAGAATTTATCGCTCTCATGGCGCTTTTAACCTCGCTTGGAGCCATGAGCACAGACGCGATGCTACCCGCACTCATGCAGATAGGTCTAGATCTTGGCGTGACGCAGATAAACCAAACCCAGCTAGTCATATCCTCGATGTTTGCAGGCTTTGCCGTCGGTCAGATATTTTACGGACCGCTTAGCGACTTTATCGGGCGACGAAACGCCGTGCTGCTAGCGCTTGCGATATTTACGGCAAGCTCCTTTATCTCGGTCGTCACGAGCGATTTTACCGCGCTTTTAGCGAGCAGGTTTTTCCAGGGACTAGGCGCTGCGGGCCCTAGGATCATCGCGATGGCGCTTATCCGCGATCTTTACGAAGGACGCGCGATGGCTCGCGTGATGAGCTTTATCGCGGCCGTTTTCATCATCGTGCCCGCACTCGCCCCGATTATCGGCGGCTTTATTTTTAAAATTTATAGTTGGCGCAGCATATTTTTGATGCTTACTTTTATGGGGCTTGCTTGCCTAGCGTGGTTTGGACTGCGCCAGAGCGAGACTCTGCCGGCGCAAAATCGCAATAAATTTAGCCTAAATTTGATAAAAAGCGAAGCCGCGCAGGTCGTGAAAAATAAACGAACCGCAGGCTATACGATCATTTTGGGGCTGATTTTCGGGATGTTTTTGAGCTATATCAGCACCGCTCAGCAGATTTTCGAGGTGAGTTATAAGCTGGGCGACGAGTTTCCTATCTACTTTGCTATAAACGCCCTAGCTCTAGGCGCCGCGTCGATGATAAACGCAAAGCTCGTGATGATCTACGGCATGCGCTACCTCAGCATGCGCGCTATGGGGGCGTTTTGCGTTATCGCGGTCGCGTTTTTGCCCGTCGTCGTCGCGTATGACGGGGTGCCGCCGCTGTGGGCTTTTATGGCGTTTTGCATGAGTAGCTTTTTTTGCGTGAGCATACTTTTTGGCAACCTAAACGCGATGGCGATGGAGCCGATGGGCAAGATCGCGGGCATGGCGGCTGCGCTGATCGGCTCGGCTTCGACTCTTATCTCGCTTCCTATCGGAGTTGCGATCGGACAGATGTTTCGGGTCACGCTAACGCCTATGGTTGCGAGCTTTGCGATTATCGGTGCGGCAGCATTTGCGCTGCTTTATAGGACTTCAAGGATTTCCGAGGAGTAA
- the murD gene encoding UDP-N-acetylmuramoyl-L-alanine--D-glutamate ligase — protein sequence MRKSLFGYGGTTRAIAKNFGKEGGWDIYDDKFSEISSDEWGNTLLPPNLFVPKKSGLEIPSPGFPPSHELVKNAQNLISEYDYFYKIYGDKIPFSVWISGTNGKTTTTKMTQHLLARYGSVMGGNVGVPLADLDVNAKIWVLETSSFTMHYTNAASPGIYALLPITPDHLSWHGDFVQYERAKLKPLATMSESAVAILPKIYAQTPTKAKVISYENEADLAEFCGVNLSDIAFKTPFLMDTLLALAIQKILLDRCDVQLLNGFVIEGNKLEEFHDARGRTWVNDTKATNIDASIQAVKRYEGKFLHLILGGDDKGVDMRPLFEALCGAKAQIYAIGSNTDKLMKLAGEFKIPAVKCEFLSVAVGEIDKNFKFDEVAKVDANSKNLDEIALLSPAAASLDQFSSYVERGDEFKKEILNLQI from the coding sequence ATGAGAAAATCGCTATTTGGCTACGGCGGCACGACCCGCGCGATCGCGAAAAACTTCGGCAAAGAGGGCGGCTGGGACATCTACGACGATAAATTTAGCGAGATCTCAAGCGACGAATGGGGTAACACGCTACTGCCGCCAAATCTTTTCGTACCAAAAAAAAGCGGCCTCGAGATCCCGAGCCCCGGTTTCCCGCCGAGCCACGAGCTAGTTAAAAACGCGCAAAATCTCATCAGCGAATACGACTATTTTTATAAAATTTACGGCGACAAAATACCCTTTAGCGTCTGGATTAGCGGCACGAACGGCAAAACCACGACGACGAAGATGACGCAGCACTTGCTGGCGCGCTACGGCTCGGTAATGGGCGGCAACGTCGGCGTTCCGCTCGCAGACCTTGACGTAAACGCCAAAATTTGGGTGCTCGAGACCAGTTCCTTTACGATGCACTACACAAACGCCGCGTCGCCCGGCATCTACGCGCTTTTGCCTATCACGCCCGATCACCTCAGTTGGCACGGTGACTTTGTCCAGTATGAGCGCGCCAAGCTAAAGCCGCTAGCGACGATGAGCGAAAGCGCGGTCGCAATCCTGCCTAAAATTTACGCCCAGACGCCGACTAAAGCGAAGGTGATAAGCTATGAAAACGAGGCAGATTTGGCCGAGTTTTGCGGGGTAAATTTAAGCGATATCGCCTTTAAAACGCCGTTTTTAATGGACACGCTTTTAGCTCTTGCTATCCAGAAAATTTTGCTCGATAGATGCGACGTACAGCTACTAAACGGCTTTGTCATCGAGGGCAACAAGCTCGAGGAGTTTCACGATGCGCGCGGCAGAACGTGGGTAAACGACACGAAAGCGACTAACATCGATGCGAGCATCCAAGCTGTCAAGCGATATGAGGGCAAATTTTTGCATTTGATTTTAGGCGGCGACGATAAGGGCGTAGATATGCGGCCGCTTTTTGAGGCCTTGTGCGGCGCCAAGGCGCAAATTTACGCTATCGGCTCAAATACAGATAAGCTAATGAAGCTTGCTGGCGAGTTTAAAATCCCAGCCGTAAAATGCGAGTTTTTAAGCGTCGCAGTCGGCGAGATAGATAAAAATTTCAAATTTGACGAAGTTGCGAAAGTCGACGCAAACAGTAAAAATTTGGACGAGATAGCCCTTTTAAGCCCTGCTGCAGCGAGTCTAGATCAGTTTAGCAGCTATGTAGAGCGCGGAGATGAATTTAAAAAAGAGATCTTAAATTTGCAAATTTAA
- a CDS encoding phosphoethanolamine transferase, protein MKLRISWFKFTLLNAVFIAALNFGLFNFIYSRLSFEAHPLTAASLPVIYFSLLCALFSVVFLPYLAKPVSIAAIAITCGSSYFMQSYGIIIDSEMIRNVAQTDAGEVLSFLNPKLVCYMLFLGVLPCLLVAFARIEYGGARRHLKVKFAAFFGFLALAAALFLPQTKSIIPFFRENSFIRAYNLPFYPIYSTQKYVKLEFFKPEFKQIGMDATMKPSRERRLMVLIVGETARAKNYSLGGYAKNDTNFYTKNEPNLVYFSDARSCGTATAVSLPCLFSKSTRSEYSSKEFSENALDILKRAGVKVVWLGNNSGKCKGVCDRLDAGDVEYFDAGYDTNMLLSLKKRLTNLAQNEIIVLHLQGSHGPAYHARYPSEFRKFTPTCDTSELSSCDSDSIVNTYDNTLLFTDFFIGEVIKAVKDAGGDKSAVWYFSDHGESLGENGIYLHGMPYAIAPEAQKHIPMMAYASDEATLARLRAQKDDAVSHDNVFSSLLGFFGVETKEYDKSLDIFGNVE, encoded by the coding sequence ATGAAGCTACGTATTTCTTGGTTTAAATTTACGCTTTTAAACGCCGTTTTTATCGCCGCGCTAAATTTTGGGCTGTTTAATTTTATTTATTCAAGGCTTAGCTTTGAAGCTCATCCGCTGACGGCCGCAAGCCTGCCGGTTATATATTTTTCTCTGCTTTGCGCGCTCTTTTCAGTAGTTTTTTTGCCCTATCTAGCCAAGCCCGTTAGTATCGCGGCGATTGCGATCACGTGCGGTAGTAGCTACTTCATGCAAAGCTACGGTATTATAATCGATAGCGAAATGATAAGAAACGTCGCGCAAACGGACGCGGGCGAAGTGTTAAGCTTTTTAAATCCAAAGCTCGTTTGCTACATGCTGTTTTTGGGCGTTTTGCCCTGCCTTTTGGTCGCATTTGCGAGGATCGAGTACGGCGGCGCAAGGCGGCATCTAAAGGTCAAATTTGCCGCATTTTTCGGATTTTTAGCTCTCGCGGCGGCTCTGTTTTTACCGCAGACCAAGTCTATCATTCCGTTTTTTCGCGAAAATAGCTTCATCAGAGCCTACAACCTGCCGTTTTATCCGATATATTCGACTCAAAAGTACGTAAAACTCGAGTTTTTCAAGCCCGAATTTAAACAAATCGGCATGGACGCCACGATGAAGCCGAGCCGCGAGCGACGGTTGATGGTGCTGATCGTGGGCGAAACGGCCCGCGCGAAAAACTATTCGCTCGGCGGATACGCTAAAAACGACACGAATTTTTACACGAAAAATGAGCCCAATTTAGTCTATTTTAGCGATGCTCGCTCGTGCGGAACGGCTACAGCCGTCTCGCTGCCGTGCTTGTTTTCAAAATCCACGAGAAGCGAGTACAGTAGCAAAGAATTTAGCGAAAACGCGCTTGATATCCTAAAACGCGCGGGCGTCAAGGTCGTGTGGCTGGGCAACAACTCGGGCAAATGTAAGGGCGTTTGCGACCGCTTGGACGCGGGCGACGTCGAGTATTTTGACGCGGGATACGATACGAATATGCTGCTCTCCCTCAAAAAACGCCTCACAAATCTCGCGCAAAACGAGATCATCGTCCTACATTTGCAAGGCTCGCACGGCCCGGCATATCACGCCCGCTATCCGAGCGAATTTCGCAAATTTACCCCTACTTGCGACACGAGCGAGCTTAGCTCCTGCGATAGCGATAGCATCGTAAACACCTACGACAACACGCTGCTTTTTACGGATTTTTTTATTGGCGAGGTCATCAAGGCGGTCAAGGACGCGGGCGGCGATAAAAGCGCGGTTTGGTACTTCTCGGACCACGGCGAAAGCCTGGGCGAAAACGGCATCTACTTGCACGGTATGCCCTACGCCATCGCGCCCGAGGCGCAAAAGCACATCCCTATGATGGCGTACGCAAGCGATGAAGCGACGCTAGCTCGTCTGCGCGCCCAAAAAGACGACGCCGTCTCGCACGATAATGTTTTTAGTTCGCTGCTGGGGTTTTTTGGGGTGGAAACAAAAGAATATGATAAAAGCCTCGACATATTTGGCAACGTCGAGTAA
- the mraY gene encoding phospho-N-acetylmuramoyl-pentapeptide-transferase: protein MFYYIYEFLNFNIFQYITVRAGFSFFIAFCLTVWALPKFIAWAKAKNAAQPIYELAPQTHQKKAKTPTMGGLVFIGAALGASVICARLDNVFVLASLICLAGFTALGFKDDFRKISGGKNHDGLSPRAKLAAQILIAFAVSTMLYLHGELGSKFYLPFYKFSVLDLGVFAVAFWTLVIVAASNAVNLTDGLDGLATVPAVFSLLTLGVFAYICGHAVFSSYLLLPKIAGVGETVVVAAALIGSLMGFLWFNCHPAEVFMGDSGSLSVGAYIGLMGVMTKNEILLIIIGFVFVMETLSVILQVGSFKIFKKRIFLMAPIHHHFEIKGWVENKIIVRFWLIAVLANLIAMTALKIR, encoded by the coding sequence ATGTTTTACTATATTTATGAATTCTTAAATTTTAATATCTTTCAATACATCACCGTTCGCGCGGGATTTTCGTTTTTTATCGCATTTTGCTTGACCGTTTGGGCGCTGCCTAAATTTATCGCGTGGGCAAAGGCCAAAAACGCCGCCCAGCCCATCTATGAGCTGGCTCCGCAAACGCACCAAAAAAAGGCCAAAACGCCGACGATGGGCGGGCTTGTCTTTATCGGTGCCGCACTTGGGGCGAGCGTGATTTGCGCGCGCCTTGACAACGTCTTCGTCCTTGCCTCGCTGATCTGTCTAGCGGGCTTTACCGCACTTGGGTTTAAAGATGATTTTCGCAAAATTTCAGGCGGCAAAAACCACGACGGACTAAGCCCTAGAGCCAAGCTTGCGGCGCAAATTTTGATCGCCTTCGCCGTTTCGACGATGCTCTATTTACACGGCGAGCTAGGCAGTAAATTTTACCTACCGTTTTACAAATTTTCGGTGCTTGATCTAGGCGTTTTTGCGGTGGCTTTTTGGACGCTCGTTATCGTCGCCGCCTCAAATGCGGTAAATTTAACCGACGGCCTAGACGGTCTAGCTACGGTACCTGCGGTGTTTTCGCTGCTGACTCTGGGCGTATTTGCCTACATCTGCGGACACGCGGTATTTAGCTCGTATCTGCTTTTGCCCAAGATCGCGGGCGTGGGCGAAACGGTCGTCGTGGCTGCTGCGCTGATCGGCTCGCTGATGGGATTTTTGTGGTTTAACTGCCATCCGGCCGAGGTTTTCATGGGCGATAGCGGGAGCTTAAGCGTAGGCGCATATATCGGACTTATGGGCGTGATGACGAAAAACGAAATCCTGCTCATCATCATCGGCTTCGTGTTCGTGATGGAGACCCTAAGCGTGATTTTACAAGTAGGAAGCTTTAAAATTTTTAAAAAGAGAATTTTTCTCATGGCGCCGATACATCATCATTTTGAAATAAAAGGCTGGGTAGAAAATAAGATCATCGTGAGATTTTGGCTCATCGCCGTTTTGGCAAATTTGATCGCCATGACCGCGCTAAAAATCAGGTAA
- a CDS encoding diacylglycerol kinase, translated as MKPKYNFFKNSKFAFEGLAAMLKNEAAFRFELCIILPLALVSLFLPVSAAQHALLIAVFGLVLVCECLNTAVEAVVDLVSPGFHPLAKIAKDCASAAVCLSIGTAAITWAWAIFSLIF; from the coding sequence ATGAAACCAAAATACAACTTTTTCAAAAACTCCAAATTTGCATTCGAGGGACTTGCCGCGATGCTAAAAAACGAGGCTGCATTTCGCTTTGAGCTTTGCATTATCCTCCCGCTCGCGCTAGTTTCGCTATTTTTACCCGTTTCCGCCGCACAGCACGCGCTGCTGATCGCCGTTTTCGGCCTCGTTTTAGTCTGCGAGTGCCTAAATACCGCGGTCGAAGCGGTAGTCGATCTCGTTTCGCCCGGCTTTCATCCGCTAGCTAAAATCGCCAAAGACTGCGCCTCCGCCGCCGTTTGCCTCTCTATCGGTACGGCTGCGATAACTTGGGCGTGGGCTATTTTTTCGCTAATTTTTTAA
- the gpmI gene encoding 2,3-bisphosphoglycerate-independent phosphoglycerate mutase, translated as MAQKTILVITDGIGYNESSEFNAFAAAKKPTYDWLFKNVPNALIKTSGLAVGLPDGQMGNSEVGHMCIGSGRVLYQNLVKISLGFENGSLAKSEKLLNLFKTCKRVHVVGLYSDGGVHSHMSHFDAMCALAVANGCEVCAHAITDGRDVGPKSGLAFIKSLQEKAQSVGFRLASVSGRFYAMDRDKRWERVKTAYDAMTRGENGQTVLPLEYVMQSYEAGVTDEFIVPASFGGFEGIGENDGVIFINFRNDRVREIAAALGDENFSEFVRPFVVKNLLTMTEYDANFAFPVLFENEKLKNTLAEVVANAGLTQLHTAETEKYAHVTFFFNGGVEELAQNETRVLVPSPKVKTYDEKPEMSAQAVCEAVLKGMEDGQDLIVVNFANGDMVGHTGEFSAAVKAVEAVDAALGRIVAKAGEKNYALIITSDHGNCEQMKDAQGNLLTNHTTFDVFCFVMGEGVRVVKPGGLNNIAASVLALMGIEKPAEMDEALF; from the coding sequence ATGGCACAAAAAACTATTTTGGTGATCACAGACGGCATCGGATATAATGAAAGTAGCGAATTTAACGCATTTGCGGCGGCAAAAAAGCCCACATACGACTGGTTGTTTAAAAACGTTCCAAACGCGCTCATAAAAACCTCAGGCCTAGCAGTTGGCTTACCTGACGGACAGATGGGAAACAGCGAGGTCGGGCATATGTGTATTGGCAGCGGGCGGGTTTTGTATCAAAATTTGGTAAAAATTTCGCTCGGTTTTGAAAACGGCTCGCTAGCCAAAAGCGAAAAGCTTTTAAATTTATTTAAAACTTGCAAACGAGTTCACGTCGTCGGGCTTTATTCAGACGGCGGCGTGCACTCGCACATGAGCCACTTTGACGCGATGTGCGCCCTTGCGGTCGCAAACGGCTGCGAGGTATGCGCTCACGCGATAACCGACGGTCGCGACGTGGGCCCAAAAAGCGGGCTGGCGTTCATAAAATCTCTGCAAGAAAAGGCGCAAAGCGTAGGCTTTAGGCTAGCTAGCGTTAGCGGTAGATTTTACGCGATGGACCGCGACAAGCGCTGGGAGCGCGTAAAAACGGCCTACGACGCGATGACGCGCGGGGAAAACGGGCAAACCGTATTGCCGCTAGAATACGTCATGCAAAGCTACGAGGCGGGCGTGACGGACGAGTTTATCGTGCCGGCTAGCTTTGGCGGGTTTGAGGGGATAGGCGAAAACGACGGCGTGATATTTATAAACTTTAGAAACGACCGCGTGCGCGAGATCGCGGCGGCTTTGGGCGATGAAAATTTTAGCGAATTCGTGCGTCCGTTCGTCGTCAAAAATCTACTCACGATGACCGAATACGACGCAAATTTCGCCTTTCCCGTATTATTTGAAAACGAAAAGCTAAAAAATACCCTTGCCGAGGTCGTCGCAAACGCAGGTTTAACGCAGTTGCACACTGCCGAGACCGAGAAATACGCTCACGTGACGTTTTTCTTTAACGGCGGCGTCGAGGAGCTCGCCCAAAACGAAACGAGGGTGCTGGTGCCAAGCCCTAAAGTCAAAACCTACGACGAAAAGCCCGAAATGAGTGCGCAGGCCGTGTGCGAGGCGGTGCTAAAAGGGATGGAGGACGGACAGGATCTGATCGTAGTAAATTTCGCAAACGGCGATATGGTCGGGCATACGGGCGAATTTAGCGCGGCGGTGAAAGCGGTCGAGGCCGTGGATGCGGCGCTAGGACGCATCGTGGCAAAGGCCGGGGAGAAAAACTACGCGCTAATCATCACGAGCGACCACGGCAACTGCGAGCAGATGAAGGACGCGCAGGGCAATTTGCTAACCAACCACACGACTTTTGACGTATTTTGCTTCGTGATGGGCGAGGGCGTAAGGGTTGTAAAACCAGGCGGTCTAAACAATATCGCTGCGAGCGTTTTGGCGCTAATGGGTATCGAAAAACCGGCCGAGATGGACGAGGCGCTGTTTTAA
- a CDS encoding dynamin family protein encodes MLENFNAKKQKLLDAYARLAKSGLVFSDGVDENTLKDRASKLENEEFILAIAGQMKAGKSTLLNALVFGGEPILPADDTPLTAKITEIRYAKQPKLKANFYSKDEWETLKTYKDENGREFFKNDIVPTIKDKSVEARVLGTSKEDKIENLGEYVANKGLYTPFVKTVEIYHPSEILRQLIVVDTPGTNDSNKFRSQVTLDWIGRCDAAIYASYAGRMLDENDYKFITNYLLHLASSKRIIAVNKIDTANSEEEVKSDLERIKQDDKFKDTIFNDKSKFVLTAALADVIKFKEKIGKLDEDDEFYKKKLVKKGFYEDSRVEELRELVAKKLVENKGDDLIASHTDFIMQTFERKKREIDDRRASLQNALNVSVKSNEEIEASIKKIEANIEKIYRCQDELANKFDERIAYIQDEIEDATKDKFEKVRKFLIDKLHSYGSINDIRYQIAWDVKNALEDNAIFKEIAKVARESLEKNIEAFKYEVIAKFGEITGFDQTLIENRVNHKTFTGVKDMQDQVSALAISNRTVENALSDSTWFWERWLDTQKGQKNYKAKLSGAIQDNLAQIQNIVKDKIKNVVSQNADEFINGIKMAMRECEEENRKLYEEISVKGRLKSTEIAALKERIKDIKLELEGLDKFKNEIEMEIK; translated from the coding sequence ATGCTAGAAAATTTTAATGCTAAAAAACAAAAACTGCTAGATGCCTACGCTAGGCTAGCTAAAAGCGGTTTGGTCTTTAGCGACGGCGTGGATGAAAATACGCTAAAGGATAGAGCAAGCAAGCTAGAAAACGAGGAATTTATCCTAGCGATCGCAGGCCAGATGAAGGCGGGCAAATCAACGCTTTTAAACGCATTGGTATTTGGCGGCGAGCCTATCTTGCCCGCAGACGATACTCCTTTGACGGCGAAGATAACCGAGATCCGATATGCAAAGCAACCAAAGCTAAAGGCTAATTTTTATTCAAAAGACGAATGGGAAACGCTAAAAACGTATAAAGACGAAAACGGACGAGAGTTTTTTAAAAACGATATAGTGCCTACGATAAAAGATAAAAGCGTAGAGGCAAGAGTCCTTGGAACAAGCAAAGAGGACAAGATAGAAAATCTAGGCGAGTACGTAGCAAACAAGGGGCTTTATACGCCGTTTGTAAAAACCGTGGAGATATATCACCCAAGCGAAATTTTACGCCAACTGATAGTAGTCGATACTCCCGGCACTAACGACTCGAATAAATTTCGCTCACAAGTAACCCTGGACTGGATAGGTAGGTGCGACGCGGCTATATACGCGAGCTATGCAGGAAGGATGCTTGACGAAAATGACTATAAATTTATCACAAACTATCTGCTGCATCTAGCATCGTCAAAGCGCATCATCGCGGTAAATAAAATCGATACCGCAAATAGCGAAGAGGAAGTAAAAAGCGATCTAGAACGCATCAAACAAGACGATAAATTTAAAGATACTATCTTTAACGACAAGAGTAAATTCGTCCTAACCGCCGCGCTGGCCGACGTCATAAAATTTAAAGAAAAAATCGGCAAGCTAGACGAGGATGATGAATTTTACAAGAAAAAGCTAGTCAAAAAAGGCTTTTACGAAGATAGCCGCGTAGAAGAGCTAAGGGAGCTAGTAGCTAAAAAGCTCGTAGAAAATAAAGGAGACGATCTTATAGCTTCGCATACGGACTTTATCATGCAAACCTTTGAAAGAAAGAAAAGAGAGATAGACGATAGACGCGCGAGCCTGCAAAACGCGCTAAACGTAAGCGTAAAGTCAAACGAGGAAATAGAAGCGTCGATAAAGAAAATAGAGGCAAATATAGAAAAAATCTACCGATGTCAAGACGAGCTGGCCAATAAATTTGATGAACGCATAGCATATATCCAAGACGAAATAGAAGATGCGACGAAAGATAAATTTGAAAAAGTACGGAAATTTCTCATAGATAAATTACATTCCTATGGCAGTATCAACGACATAAGATACCAAATAGCGTGGGATGTCAAAAATGCGCTTGAAGATAACGCTATCTTTAAAGAGATAGCTAAAGTCGCCAGAGAAAGTTTGGAAAAAAATATCGAGGCTTTTAAATACGAAGTTATAGCTAAATTTGGAGAAATTACGGGCTTTGACCAAACTCTCATCGAAAATCGCGTAAATCACAAAACTTTTACTGGCGTAAAAGATATGCAAGACCAAGTAAGCGCGCTAGCTATCAGTAACCGCACGGTAGAAAATGCTCTAAGTGATAGTACATGGTTTTGGGAAAGATGGCTTGATACGCAAAAAGGCCAAAAAAACTACAAGGCAAAGCTAAGTGGTGCGATACAAGATAATCTAGCGCAAATCCAAAACATAGTCAAAGACAAGATAAAAAACGTCGTATCCCAAAATGCCGACGAGTTTATAAACGGTATAAAAATGGCTATGCGCGAGTGTGAGGAAGAGAATAGAAAGCTATACGAGGAAATAAGCGTCAAAGGGCGGCTAAAATCAACCGAAATAGCCGCATTAAAAGAACGTATCAAAGATATCAAACTCGAGCTAGAAGGGCTTGATAAATTTAAAAACGAAATAGAAATGGAGATAAAATAA
- a CDS encoding dynamin family protein translates to MNFYSVLKSFGLNESEVAKSLLLQGERISFLRDLEVQTQNLEYVPKVAVIGCFSAGKSSFINSIVEHKICPIDSRPTTASITRFTYGKKLKITEVTQELEKELSLEEYQDICRHPRDRQRIGEQRSEFLCEVPYKKLFGIEIYDSPGYDNPMDDGQDRQIASNIAKNSDIIIVVIDINGGTATDSLLQEIKKIKEANPNLICFVVVNRADQKPPSSIEKVKKAVLELGLAKDIFAYASLDDKSLEPDMVKLKNKSKKAIFNAIDGVKEQIYFHRKVGIFKKIDDILADFLLSLNQTKKAIEELFEDDGKFWLSDKGWSNLSTVVDNAMEQISSNLLYRKNKNNAKNDKRDFWDTITFSYYYDYYFFINPDTAKDEMLNLKSHILKNINSNTKNTRGLDEHIIKVLEEFAERISHISLNPYSGIHEDEYLNCYSKAISEASLKTATYKNELRIAIEKALDECGEELRRHSINRTYEKHIEDIKDFCSYISKTKEQADNKAQKFKQKGQKIQNMNLKEKV, encoded by the coding sequence ATGAACTTTTATAGCGTACTAAAATCGTTTGGTCTTAATGAAAGTGAAGTGGCAAAATCGCTTTTGCTACAAGGGGAAAGAATTTCTTTTCTTAGGGATTTAGAGGTGCAGACGCAGAATTTGGAATATGTGCCTAAGGTTGCCGTTATAGGTTGTTTTAGTGCAGGAAAGTCGAGTTTTATAAATTCTATCGTCGAGCATAAAATATGTCCGATAGATAGCCGGCCCACGACTGCATCCATTACTAGATTTACTTACGGTAAAAAACTAAAGATAACCGAAGTTACTCAAGAACTCGAAAAAGAGTTGAGCTTAGAGGAATATCAAGATATCTGCCGTCATCCTAGAGACCGCCAAAGGATAGGCGAGCAAAGGTCGGAGTTTTTATGTGAAGTACCTTACAAAAAGCTTTTTGGAATAGAGATATACGACTCGCCGGGCTATGATAATCCTATGGATGACGGGCAAGATAGACAGATTGCGTCAAATATCGCTAAAAATAGCGATATCATAATCGTCGTAATAGATATCAACGGCGGTACGGCAACCGACAGTCTTTTGCAAGAAATAAAGAAAATCAAAGAGGCTAATCCGAATTTAATATGTTTCGTCGTGGTAAATAGGGCGGATCAAAAACCGCCTTCTTCTATCGAAAAAGTTAAAAAGGCCGTTTTAGAACTAGGGCTAGCTAAAGATATTTTTGCTTATGCTAGTCTTGACGACAAAAGTCTAGAGCCTGATATGGTAAAACTAAAAAATAAGTCCAAAAAAGCGATATTTAATGCTATAGATGGCGTAAAGGAGCAAATTTACTTTCATAGAAAAGTAGGTATCTTTAAAAAAATAGACGACATTCTAGCGGATTTTTTACTTAGTCTAAACCAAACCAAAAAAGCTATCGAAGAACTGTTTGAAGACGATGGAAAATTTTGGTTGAGCGACAAAGGCTGGAGTAATTTGTCTACAGTGGTTGACAATGCTATGGAACAAATAAGCTCAAATTTACTTTACCGAAAGAACAAAAATAATGCCAAAAACGACAAAAGGGATTTTTGGGACACCATTACTTTTTCATACTATTACGACTATTATTTTTTTATAAATCCCGATACGGCAAAAGACGAAATGCTAAATCTAAAAAGTCATATTCTTAAAAATATAAATAGTAATACTAAGAATACAAGAGGTCTTGATGAACATATAATAAAGGTGCTTGAGGAATTTGCCGAAAGGATATCTCATATAAGCCTCAACCCATACTCAGGCATCCATGAGGACGAGTATCTCAATTGTTATTCTAAGGCTATAAGCGAAGCTTCTTTAAAGACTGCTACTTATAAAAACGAGCTAAGGATAGCAATAGAAAAAGCCTTGGATGAGTGCGGAGAAGAGCTAAGAAGACACAGCATAAACCGAACCTACGAGAAACACATTGAGGATATAAAGGATTTTTGCTCGTATATAAGCAAAACTAAAGAGCAAGCAGATAATAAGGCTCAAAAATTTAAACAAAAAGGACAAAAAATACAAAACATGAATTTAAAGGAGAAAGTATGA